The Phoenix dactylifera cultivar Barhee BC4 chromosome 12, palm_55x_up_171113_PBpolish2nd_filt_p, whole genome shotgun sequence genome includes the window TCATGTGACCAGGGAAAATTTCGTTGAGATTCGTTGATTGGGTAATGTCAAATTAGATTGTAATTTAATGCTTTACAAATTTTGCTTCTTGCTTATTGTTTCCATGATTGGTTTAAATATTTCAGCTTATCCGCCGCCAGCCAATGCCTACCCTCCCCCAGGGCAGGCGTACCCTCCTCCAGGGCAGGCATACCCTCCCCCAGGGCAGGCATACCCTCCAGCTTATGCTGCACCTCCTCCGGCAAGCTATCCAATGAAGGAGGGGGAGAAAATCCCCAACCAGCTCCTGCACAGACTCAGAACCGTGGCGATGGCTTCTGGAAAGGATGGTAAGGAGCTCCTGCTGTGATCCCCTTCCTTATCGATTAAGgggatgttttgattttgatatgATATTTCCATTGTacaatctatagattccttctGCAGTGGAACACTGGCATTGTGCTGATCaagttgtgcttgtgtttcttGTTTTGCAGCTGTGCTGccttgtgctgctgctgcgTTCTTGATATGTGCTTCTAAGGCTTAGGGAGAGGGAACCTTCAATTTATTCCGCAGCATTGCTTTCATCTTGATCGTTTTAAGCTCTTCATAGATGTTACACCACTTTGTCAGCATGAGGGGGACATCATGAATTGCAAATGTGactgattattattttttcatattgtAGCATGAAATGTACTGTTAGTTTGATTTATTTGTATGGCATAGCTCCTTCTCTTTTGAGCATACTTGGATTTCCATAGCCAATTGTTCTTTTTCTGTCATCAGCTAGATATTAATTGCAAGCTTTATCTTCTCTATCCATATGAGATTGGTTCTATTGATCAAAGCATGACTCTTTGAAGTTCGGAAACTAAAAATAATATGATCACTCTAAACCTATCATTACCTTCTATGGAGGTGTTGAAATTCTGACTAAGGCAAACATTAGGCAAGAGAAGAGTACTCCTCGGTGCCATGGGAAATATTCTGCATCAGTTCAACATCCTATGACCAAAAAAACACTTCAAAGTCCTCCGGAAAAAATTTTTGAGGAAGACGTTGCTGATTGATGCTATCTGCTTTTCCTTGTCTCCATCTTTTAATGCCACTATGGACACATCAAAAGAATAATAAAGACTAACTTTAGGATGGAGTAAAACGGACTAAAAAATA containing:
- the LOC103697134 gene encoding putative small proline-rich protein 5 isoform X1, whose protein sequence is MSYYDQQQAPSQAYPPPANAYPPPGQAYPPPGQAYPPPGQAYPPAYAAPPPASYPMKEGEKIPNQLLHRLRTVAMASGKDAVLPCAAAAFLICASKA
- the LOC103697134 gene encoding huntingtin-like isoform X2, producing MSYYDQQQAPSQAYPPPANAYPPPGQAYPPAYAAPPPASYPMKEGEKIPNQLLHRLRTVAMASGKDAVLPCAAAAFLICASKA